One window from the genome of Grus americana isolate bGruAme1 chromosome 2, bGruAme1.mat, whole genome shotgun sequence encodes:
- the AOC1 gene encoding amiloride-sensitive amine oxidase [copper-containing] isoform X1 produces MRPEGAPTPRAAQGLLSRCVGCTPTRVLPRGCEGGVARGSLQRPPPPRVGHGAPPRLPPRGRVGRERGGERRRERAGPPRMWLLRLAWALAVLGVTASSSPSPGPGPGPTVPPPDKASIFADLSPAELRAVRTFLMSRPELGLSPSRGGPLAKNTLFMVELLPPKKQLALRYLDQGGPRPWRQARAVVFFGGQAEPNITEFAVGPLPRPSSYRPLRFKGGRTIPFTARPMTQLEYELLHRTLAEAMEPLYRLLRDSTGFWYHNCSRRCLTFSDIAPRGLAPGERRSWLVLQRFVEGFFLHPVGLEVLVDHRDPDPRRWAVQRLWYNGQYFSSPQELAESYERGTLAVARLAEPPYRQLFSSYEPRGSFATGTPTEVHGAKVCEPQGRRYRLRGNRLEYGGWSLAFRLRSSAGLQLFDLRFNGERLAYEVSVQEAIAFYGGHTPAAMQTKYMDAGWGMGSVTYELARGIDCPEAATYLDAHHLYDADGPVRFSRAICVFELPTGVPLRRHFDSNFQGGFHFYAGLEGQALVLRTTSTVYNYDYIWDFLLYPNGVMEAKVHATGFIHATFYTPQGRRYGSRVHSHVLGNLHTHLVHYKVDLDIAGTGNSFETMDVRFENISNPWSPGARVVQPWLHREPRRSERQAAFPFGKALPRYLLFYNPHRRNRWGHPRSYRIQHSSHAGRVLPRGWQEEKGVSWGRYHLAVTRHHENEPSSSSIYAQNDPWEPLVSFEGFIRNNETIEDQDLVAWVTVGFLHVPHAEDIPNTATPGNAVGFFLRPFNFFDEDPSVASRSPVIVRPLDPPTFSRLEIQRWTPDSPGPCVDPRPFTYNGTYRQE; encoded by the exons ATGCGCCCCGAAGGAGCCCCCACGCCGCGCgcagcccaggggctgctgtCACGGTGCGTGGGTTGCACGCCCACCCGGGTCCTGCCCCGAGGATGCGAGGGGGGGGTTGCGAGGGGGTCTCTccaacgccccccccccccccgcgtggGGCATGGGGcccctccccggctccccccgcGTGGGCGTGTCGGGCGGGAGCGCGGcggcgagcggcggcgggagcgcgcag GTCCCCCAAGGATGTGGCTGCTCCGGCTCGCCTGGGCGCTGGCCGTGCTGGGTGTCAcggccagctccagccccagccccggccccggccccggccccaccgTGCCGCCTCCGGACAAGGCTTCCATCTTCGCCGACCTGTCTCCGGCTGAGCTGCGGGCTGTGCGGACCTTCCTGATGAGTCGCCCGGAGCTGGGGCTGTCCCCGAGCCGGGGGGGGCCCCTGGCCAAGAACACCCTCTTCATGGTGGAGCTGCTGCCCCCCAAGAAGCAGCTGGCTCTGCGCTACCTGGACCAGGGCGGCCCCCGGCCCTGGCGCCAGGCTCGGGCCGTCGTCTTCTTCGGAGGACAGGCGGAGCCCAACATCACCGAATTTGCCGTGGGGCCCCTGCCCCGGCCCAGCTCTTACCGGCCGCTGCGCTTCAAGGGGGGCCGCACCATCCCCTTCACCGCGCGGCCCATGACGCAGCTGGAGTACGAGCTGCTGCACCGCACGCTGGCGGAGGCGATGGAGCCGCTTTACCGGCTGCTGCGCGACTCCACCGGCTTCTGGTACCACAACTGCTCCCGGCGCTGCCTGACCTTCTCGGACATCGCGCCGCGGGGGCTGGCGCCCGGCGAGCGCCGCAGCTGGTTGGTGCTGCAACGCTTCGTGGAGGGCTTCTTCCTGCACCCGGtggggctggaggtgctggtggaCCACCGGGACCCCGACCCGCGGCGCTGGGCGGTGCAGCGGCTCTGGTACAACGGGCAGTACTTCTCCAGCCCGCAGGAGCTGGCCGAGAGCTACGAGCGGGGGACGCTGGCGGTGGCCCGCCTGGCCGAGCCCCCGTACCGGCAGCTCTTCTCCAGCTACGAGCCCCGCGGCAGCTTCGCCACCGGCACCCCCACCGAGGTGCACGGGGCCAAGGTGTGCGAGCCCCAGGGCCGGCGGTACCGGCTGCGGGGCAACCGGCTGGAGTACGGGGGCTGGAGCCTGGCCTTCCGCCTGCGCTCCTCCGCCGGCCTCCAGCTCTTCGACCTGCGCTTCAACGGGGAGCGGCTGGCCTACGAGGTGAGCGTGCAAGAGGCCATCGCCTTCTACGGGGGGCACACGCCGGCCGCCATGCAGACCAAGTACATGGACGCCGGCTGGGGCATGGGCTCCGTCACCTACGAGCTGGCCCGCGGCATCGACTGCCCCGAGGCGGCCACCTACCTGGACGCCCACCACCTCTACGACGCCGACGGACCGGTGCGCTTCTCCCGCGCCATCTGCGTCTTCGAGCTGCCCACCGGTGTTCCGCTCCGCCGCCACTTCGACAGCAACTTCCAGGGGGGGTTCCACTTCTACGCCGGCCTGGAGGGGCAGGCGCTGGTCCTGCGCACCACCTCCACGGTCTACAACTACGACTACATCTGGGACTTCCTCCTCTACCCCAACGGTGTGATGGAGGCCAAGGTCCACGCCACCGGTTTCATCCACGCCACCTTCTACACGCCGCAGGGCCGGCGCTACGGCAGCCGCGTCCACAGCCACGTCCTGGGCAACCTCCACACCCACCTGGTGCACTACAAGGTGGACCTGGACATCGCAG GCACCGGCAACAGCTTCGAGACGATGGACGTGCGCTTCGAGAACATCTCCAACCCCTGGAGCCCGGGCGCCCGCGTggtgcagccctggctgcaccGGGAGCCCCGCCGCAGCGAGCGCCAGGCCGCCTTCCCCTTCGGCAAGGCGCTGCCGCGCTACCTGCTCTTCTACAACCCACACCGGCGCAACCGCTGGGGCCACCCGCGCAGCTACCGCATCCAGCACAGCTCCCACGCCGGGCGGGTGCTGCCGCGCGgctggcaggaggagaagggcgtctcctggggcag GTACCACCTGGCCGTGACGCGGCACCACGAGAAcgagcccagcagcagcagcatctacGCGCAGAACGACCCCTGGGAGCCCCTGGTCAGCTTCGAGGGCTTCATCCGCAACAACGAGACCATCGAGGACCAG GACCTGGTGGCTTGGGTGACCGTCGGCTTCCTGCACGTCCCGCACGCCGAGGACATCCCCAACACGGCCACCCCCGGCAACGCCGTCGGCTTCTTCCTGCGCCCCTTCAACTTCTTCGACGAGGACCCCTCGGTGGCCTCGCGCAGCCCCGTCATCGTCCGGCCGCTGGacccccccaccttctcccGGCTGGAGATCCAGCGCTGGACGCCCGACAGCCCCGGCCCCTGCGTCGACCCGCGGCCCTTCACCTACAACGGCACCTACCGGCAGGAGTGA
- the AOC1 gene encoding amiloride-sensitive amine oxidase [copper-containing] isoform X2 — MWLLRLAWALAVLGVTASSSPSPGPGPGPTVPPPDKASIFADLSPAELRAVRTFLMSRPELGLSPSRGGPLAKNTLFMVELLPPKKQLALRYLDQGGPRPWRQARAVVFFGGQAEPNITEFAVGPLPRPSSYRPLRFKGGRTIPFTARPMTQLEYELLHRTLAEAMEPLYRLLRDSTGFWYHNCSRRCLTFSDIAPRGLAPGERRSWLVLQRFVEGFFLHPVGLEVLVDHRDPDPRRWAVQRLWYNGQYFSSPQELAESYERGTLAVARLAEPPYRQLFSSYEPRGSFATGTPTEVHGAKVCEPQGRRYRLRGNRLEYGGWSLAFRLRSSAGLQLFDLRFNGERLAYEVSVQEAIAFYGGHTPAAMQTKYMDAGWGMGSVTYELARGIDCPEAATYLDAHHLYDADGPVRFSRAICVFELPTGVPLRRHFDSNFQGGFHFYAGLEGQALVLRTTSTVYNYDYIWDFLLYPNGVMEAKVHATGFIHATFYTPQGRRYGSRVHSHVLGNLHTHLVHYKVDLDIAGTGNSFETMDVRFENISNPWSPGARVVQPWLHREPRRSERQAAFPFGKALPRYLLFYNPHRRNRWGHPRSYRIQHSSHAGRVLPRGWQEEKGVSWGRYHLAVTRHHENEPSSSSIYAQNDPWEPLVSFEGFIRNNETIEDQDLVAWVTVGFLHVPHAEDIPNTATPGNAVGFFLRPFNFFDEDPSVASRSPVIVRPLDPPTFSRLEIQRWTPDSPGPCVDPRPFTYNGTYRQE; from the exons ATGTGGCTGCTCCGGCTCGCCTGGGCGCTGGCCGTGCTGGGTGTCAcggccagctccagccccagccccggccccggccccggccccaccgTGCCGCCTCCGGACAAGGCTTCCATCTTCGCCGACCTGTCTCCGGCTGAGCTGCGGGCTGTGCGGACCTTCCTGATGAGTCGCCCGGAGCTGGGGCTGTCCCCGAGCCGGGGGGGGCCCCTGGCCAAGAACACCCTCTTCATGGTGGAGCTGCTGCCCCCCAAGAAGCAGCTGGCTCTGCGCTACCTGGACCAGGGCGGCCCCCGGCCCTGGCGCCAGGCTCGGGCCGTCGTCTTCTTCGGAGGACAGGCGGAGCCCAACATCACCGAATTTGCCGTGGGGCCCCTGCCCCGGCCCAGCTCTTACCGGCCGCTGCGCTTCAAGGGGGGCCGCACCATCCCCTTCACCGCGCGGCCCATGACGCAGCTGGAGTACGAGCTGCTGCACCGCACGCTGGCGGAGGCGATGGAGCCGCTTTACCGGCTGCTGCGCGACTCCACCGGCTTCTGGTACCACAACTGCTCCCGGCGCTGCCTGACCTTCTCGGACATCGCGCCGCGGGGGCTGGCGCCCGGCGAGCGCCGCAGCTGGTTGGTGCTGCAACGCTTCGTGGAGGGCTTCTTCCTGCACCCGGtggggctggaggtgctggtggaCCACCGGGACCCCGACCCGCGGCGCTGGGCGGTGCAGCGGCTCTGGTACAACGGGCAGTACTTCTCCAGCCCGCAGGAGCTGGCCGAGAGCTACGAGCGGGGGACGCTGGCGGTGGCCCGCCTGGCCGAGCCCCCGTACCGGCAGCTCTTCTCCAGCTACGAGCCCCGCGGCAGCTTCGCCACCGGCACCCCCACCGAGGTGCACGGGGCCAAGGTGTGCGAGCCCCAGGGCCGGCGGTACCGGCTGCGGGGCAACCGGCTGGAGTACGGGGGCTGGAGCCTGGCCTTCCGCCTGCGCTCCTCCGCCGGCCTCCAGCTCTTCGACCTGCGCTTCAACGGGGAGCGGCTGGCCTACGAGGTGAGCGTGCAAGAGGCCATCGCCTTCTACGGGGGGCACACGCCGGCCGCCATGCAGACCAAGTACATGGACGCCGGCTGGGGCATGGGCTCCGTCACCTACGAGCTGGCCCGCGGCATCGACTGCCCCGAGGCGGCCACCTACCTGGACGCCCACCACCTCTACGACGCCGACGGACCGGTGCGCTTCTCCCGCGCCATCTGCGTCTTCGAGCTGCCCACCGGTGTTCCGCTCCGCCGCCACTTCGACAGCAACTTCCAGGGGGGGTTCCACTTCTACGCCGGCCTGGAGGGGCAGGCGCTGGTCCTGCGCACCACCTCCACGGTCTACAACTACGACTACATCTGGGACTTCCTCCTCTACCCCAACGGTGTGATGGAGGCCAAGGTCCACGCCACCGGTTTCATCCACGCCACCTTCTACACGCCGCAGGGCCGGCGCTACGGCAGCCGCGTCCACAGCCACGTCCTGGGCAACCTCCACACCCACCTGGTGCACTACAAGGTGGACCTGGACATCGCAG GCACCGGCAACAGCTTCGAGACGATGGACGTGCGCTTCGAGAACATCTCCAACCCCTGGAGCCCGGGCGCCCGCGTggtgcagccctggctgcaccGGGAGCCCCGCCGCAGCGAGCGCCAGGCCGCCTTCCCCTTCGGCAAGGCGCTGCCGCGCTACCTGCTCTTCTACAACCCACACCGGCGCAACCGCTGGGGCCACCCGCGCAGCTACCGCATCCAGCACAGCTCCCACGCCGGGCGGGTGCTGCCGCGCGgctggcaggaggagaagggcgtctcctggggcag GTACCACCTGGCCGTGACGCGGCACCACGAGAAcgagcccagcagcagcagcatctacGCGCAGAACGACCCCTGGGAGCCCCTGGTCAGCTTCGAGGGCTTCATCCGCAACAACGAGACCATCGAGGACCAG GACCTGGTGGCTTGGGTGACCGTCGGCTTCCTGCACGTCCCGCACGCCGAGGACATCCCCAACACGGCCACCCCCGGCAACGCCGTCGGCTTCTTCCTGCGCCCCTTCAACTTCTTCGACGAGGACCCCTCGGTGGCCTCGCGCAGCCCCGTCATCGTCCGGCCGCTGGacccccccaccttctcccGGCTGGAGATCCAGCGCTGGACGCCCGACAGCCCCGGCCCCTGCGTCGACCCGCGGCCCTTCACCTACAACGGCACCTACCGGCAGGAGTGA